The proteins below are encoded in one region of Lytechinus pictus isolate F3 Inbred chromosome 11, Lp3.0, whole genome shotgun sequence:
- the LOC129271398 gene encoding uncharacterized protein LOC129271398 — MDFGWSSSSSGGGRRRSASPVSDEERDRDFGTGRRSKAEPWEKGVSGKQNKTFVDGTNRNRSVAYIFTDSQLRPVVQGEVELPPGPVHMIINSTPGGTCRHVEEELLEFRWELEPDVVLVAAGTNNIGFGSKSLGVACKQFRGLLRSARRMTPLVLASSIAPRLDRKGRLVDEYNDAFYKICNEEGATWLDITDSFPMTERILWARDGLHISECTGLPRLLRVWHRRMVATMWPGGS; from the exons ATGGATTTTGGATGGTCTTCATCAAGTTCTGGAGGCGGCCGGAGACGAAGCGCTTCGCCAGTCTCTGATGAGGAGAGGGATAGAGACTTTGGTACAGGAAGACGATCGAAAGCTGAACCCTGGGAAAAAGGTGTAAGCGGAAAACAGAACAAGACATTCGTCGATGGGACCAATAGGAATCGTTCG GTCGCGTACATCTTCACCGACAGCCAGCTGAGACCTGTGGTGCAAGGTGAGGTAGAGCTGCCGCCAGGCCCTGTCCATATGATCATCAACAGCACTCCAGGTGGGACCTGTCGACACGTCGAAGAGGAGCTCCTGGAATTCCGTTGGGAGCTCGAACCCGACGTCGTTCTGGTTGCCGCAGGGACCAACAACATTGGCTTCGGCTCCAAGAGCTTGGGCGTTGCTTGCAAGCAGTTCCGTGGTCTTTTGAGATCTGCTCGTCGTATGACACCCTTA GTTCTCGCCAGCAGCATCGCTCCCCGTCTCGACAGGAAAGGACGCCTCGTCGACGAGTACAACGACGCTTTCTACAAGATCTGCAATGAGGAGGGGGCGACCTGGCTCGACATCACCGACTCCTTCCCGATGACCGAGAGGATACTGTGGGCCCGTGACGGACTCCACATCAGCGAATGCACCGGTCTTCCTCGGCTTCTGAGGGTGTGGCATCGCAGGATGGTGGCGACTATGTGGCCCGGTGGTTCGTGA